In a single window of the Methanolobus psychrophilus R15 genome:
- a CDS encoding nucleoside recognition, giving the protein MFSVLISALGFAIPILIVIFIGLFGTGVLIELGLMQKLSRFASPLFRFTNLPDTCASSFMVSMGSTVAANTMVVKFRDTGCINNKETILCAALNTTPAYIRGILTYQIPIVLPALGPVVGGFYVMVFILTGVVKITTIVVLSKLLLKKNPCKFEETIDDKKSTLKEAAKNSLTKNKELFTRIAVIYLAMTTLVFYLQDRGAFEIFSVLPLADIFGIPPESIVPLTSFVASPVLGISLLGPMLNNNVILPQQAMIILMLGSMFMLPIFSIRSLLPRYVSIFGAKTGIGIVTFSTGINVLVRFVILLVLLSIAN; this is encoded by the coding sequence ATGTTCTCGGTCCTTATCAGTGCCCTTGGTTTTGCTATCCCCATCCTGATAGTGATCTTCATAGGACTGTTTGGGACCGGTGTCCTTATTGAGCTGGGCCTGATGCAGAAACTATCGCGTTTTGCAAGTCCCCTGTTCAGGTTCACAAATCTTCCGGACACATGCGCCTCTTCATTTATGGTATCAATGGGCTCAACTGTCGCAGCCAATACCATGGTGGTCAAGTTCCGCGACACCGGCTGCATAAATAACAAAGAGACGATCCTTTGTGCTGCACTGAACACCACACCTGCATACATCAGGGGGATACTCACATACCAGATACCCATAGTACTGCCTGCTCTTGGCCCGGTGGTTGGAGGCTTCTATGTCATGGTGTTCATACTGACAGGTGTCGTAAAAATTACCACGATCGTTGTCCTTAGCAAGTTGCTCCTGAAGAAGAACCCCTGTAAGTTCGAGGAAACGATCGATGACAAAAAGTCAACCCTTAAAGAAGCGGCCAAAAACTCGTTGACCAAGAACAAGGAACTTTTCACGAGGATTGCCGTTATCTATCTCGCCATGACAACATTGGTGTTCTACCTGCAGGACAGAGGTGCCTTTGAAATTTTCAGTGTCCTGCCTCTTGCAGACATTTTCGGCATCCCGCCTGAAAGCATAGTACCCCTTACAAGTTTTGTTGCAAGCCCCGTACTTGGGATCTCCCTGCTTGGACCGATGTTAAACAACAACGTCATATTACCACAACAGGCCATGATAATACTCATGCTTGGAAGCATGTTCATGCTCCCCATATTCAGCATCCGAAGCCTGCTGCCCAGGTATGTCTCCATATTCGGTGCAAAAACGGGCATAGGTATCGTGACCTTCTCGACCGGCATAAATGTACTTGTGCGATTTGTGATACTGCTTGTTCTCCTGTCCATAGCCAACTGA
- a CDS encoding putative asparagine synthase, glutamine-hydrolyzing, which yields MCGVTGFNWEGRSLLQKMCKAIKHRGPDWEGTYVDSDISLGHRRLAVFDISKNGHQPMSSEDGNLILVFNGRIYNFPELREELISKGHRLENKNDAELILCCYREYGTDCARHLNGMWAFCIYDRVKRTLFLSRDRFGIKPLYYYYDGSSFIFASEIKAILEHDIPRKENREIIFDYLYYNLTDHTEDTFFKSIRRLMPGHNLLYDLASDKMEISEYYDLRSRVSMTGVDYGKIKELFTDSVKRAIVADVPVGSCLSGGVDSSSVVVTMRKIAPKAEIKTFSMRFPGKNIDESAYQKEVSTKMNALNYSVTPAPDELMRDLKDLFMAQEEPFSGTSVYGQYRVMKLAKDNGIKVLLDGQGADQVLSGSSYFNGYYYYELLRRLDIVDLLREATQSYQKSKCLSPLMYLFLRVAPTNIKRSLYNHHKVPYLSRSFIKENEHRKDTRWYLSSLDEAVCGSVSMYALPHLLRFLDKNSMNFSVESRVPFLDHRLVEYLLSIPSEERINKGVTKYAFRKAMEGEVPESVLARHDKIGFATPEESWLSDKAVKDFVYSIIDSENFKARDFWNWKLVKEMFIKLHCGESQGIFVGTEIWRCISVELWMRMFIEQQEFMPRKDKNSIALCV from the coding sequence ATGTGCGGGGTTACGGGATTTAATTGGGAAGGCAGATCACTGCTTCAGAAAATGTGTAAAGCCATCAAACACAGGGGACCGGATTGGGAAGGGACCTATGTGGATAGTGATATCTCACTGGGACACAGGAGACTTGCAGTATTTGATATTTCAAAAAATGGTCATCAGCCCATGTCCAGTGAAGATGGGAACCTCATATTGGTGTTCAATGGCAGGATATATAACTTTCCGGAACTCAGAGAGGAATTGATATCCAAAGGCCATCGGCTGGAAAACAAGAACGATGCTGAGCTCATACTCTGCTGCTACAGGGAATATGGCACAGACTGTGCCCGGCATTTAAACGGGATGTGGGCTTTCTGCATATATGATAGGGTAAAAAGGACCCTTTTTTTGAGCCGGGACAGGTTTGGCATAAAGCCTTTATATTATTACTATGACGGCTCATCGTTCATCTTCGCGTCAGAGATAAAGGCCATTCTTGAGCATGACATACCCAGGAAGGAGAACAGGGAGATAATCTTTGATTACCTGTATTATAACCTGACAGATCATACGGAGGATACCTTTTTCAAGAGTATCAGAAGACTGATGCCAGGACACAATCTGCTATATGATCTTGCATCCGATAAAATGGAGATCAGCGAGTATTACGACCTGAGGTCAAGGGTCTCCATGACCGGCGTGGATTACGGGAAGATAAAAGAATTGTTCACCGATTCGGTCAAAAGAGCGATCGTTGCAGATGTGCCTGTGGGCAGCTGCCTGAGCGGGGGCGTTGATTCTTCATCAGTGGTCGTAACCATGAGAAAAATTGCCCCAAAGGCTGAGATAAAGACATTCTCCATGAGATTTCCCGGAAAGAACATCGATGAAAGCGCATACCAGAAAGAGGTCAGCACAAAGATGAACGCGCTCAACTACTCCGTCACTCCGGCGCCAGATGAGCTCATGCGGGACCTTAAGGACCTGTTCATGGCCCAGGAGGAGCCCTTCAGCGGAACAAGCGTATACGGGCAATACCGGGTCATGAAGCTTGCAAAGGATAACGGCATCAAGGTACTGCTGGACGGGCAGGGTGCCGATCAGGTCCTTTCGGGAAGCAGTTATTTTAACGGGTATTATTACTATGAGCTGCTCAGAAGGCTGGACATAGTTGACCTGCTAAGGGAAGCAACCCAGAGCTACCAAAAGTCCAAATGCCTTTCCCCGCTGATGTACCTGTTCCTGCGCGTGGCCCCGACGAATATAAAGAGGTCCCTTTATAATCACCATAAGGTGCCGTACCTGTCCAGGAGTTTCATTAAGGAGAACGAACACCGCAAGGATACGAGATGGTACCTTTCCTCACTGGATGAGGCGGTTTGCGGCAGCGTCAGTATGTATGCACTGCCTCATCTGCTGAGGTTCCTGGACAAGAATTCGATGAACTTTTCAGTGGAGTCCAGGGTCCCTTTCCTGGATCACAGGCTGGTTGAGTACCTGCTTTCCATACCTTCCGAAGAGCGCATCAATAAAGGGGTCACAAAATACGCATTCCGCAAGGCGATGGAAGGAGAAGTCCCGGAAAGTGTGCTTGCACGCCATGACAAGATAGGATTTGCAACCCCAGAGGAGAGCTGGCTGAGCGATAAGGCGGTCAAGGACTTCGTTTACAGTATCATAGACTCAGAGAACTTTAAAGCACGGGATTTCTGGAACTGGAAGCTGGTGAAGGAAATGTTCATAAAGCTTCATTGCGGCGAATCCCAGGGGATATTTGTCGGGACCGAGATATGGAGATGCATATCTGTCGAATTATGGATGCGGATGTTCATCGAACAGCAGGAGTTCATGCCCCGTAAAGATAAGAACAGCATTGCACTGTGCGTGTAA